The genome window CAGCAGCGCGTCGTCCGCCTGCAGCTCGGACAGGTCGACCCGCTCGCCCTCTTCGCCCTCGTCCAGCGCGACCAGTTCGTCGGCGTCGGCGTCGGGGCGCGGCCGGAAGGCGATCACCTCGGCGGTCCGGTCGGATCGCTCCGCGGCGGCGGCCGATCCGTCGGAAGTCTTGTCGGAGCCGGATTCCGCCCGCTGCGCGGATTCCTCGCCACGGGACACATCGTCGCCGGCGACGTCCGCTGCGGAAATCTGCTCCTGGGGAACGGAAATCCACTCGTCAGCGCCGGTTGCCGGCTCCTGTGCCCGCGTACCGTGCGAGTCGGCCGCACCGATGGCATGCTCGGTGGTACCGCCGGACTCCTCGGCGTCGCGCGGTCCGGAAACCCGCAGGCCGGCCGCGTCCTGCCGACCGGAGGCCGTGTTGCGGGTGCCAGTGGTCCCAGACTCAGCGGAGTCGGAAACTCGGTGGTTTTCGTTCAGTTCGGTCCTATCGCCGGCGTCGGCGGAGCCGGGAAGTGCCTCCCGGTCGTCCTCGACGCGCGAACGGTCGTCCTGCTGGCCGGACTCGACACGGTCGTGTCCCGCCTCTTCACCCCCGGGCCCTTTCCGCTCAGCCACTCAGACCACCTCCTCCGCGGACAGCGTCTTTCTCAGCCGGGCCAATGCACGGTGCTGTGCCACTCGCACCGCCCCCGGCGTCGAACCGACCGCTTCGGCGGTTTCCTCCGCGGACAACCCGACGACCACCCGGAGCAGCAGGATCTCCCGCTGCTTGGCCGGGAGGACGCGCAGAAGTTGCGCCATCCTGCCCGAAAGCTCACCTTGCATGGCCCGCTGCTCTGGTCCGGCCTCGGATTCCGGGGTGTCCGGAACGTCCGCGACCGGTTCGGAGCGGTTGCGGGCCGACGCGCGGTGCGCATCAGCCACCTTGTGTGCGGCGATGCCGTACACGAACGCCAGAAACGGACGTCCCTGGTCCCGGTAACTGGGCAACGCCGTGAGAACGGCGAGGCACACTTCCTGGGCGACGTCGTCCGCCGAAGCGAACGAACGCTCGTTACGTCCGACTCTGGCGCGGCAGTACCGCACCACCAAAGGACGGATTTCGGCCAGCAAGCGCTCGATCGACTGGCGATCGCCGTCGACGGCGGCGCTTACAAGAGCGTCCAGCCCGTCCCCCACGTTGGTCATCGCAGACAGCAGCCCTGGTGTTACGCGTTCAAGCGACTCGGATTGTCCCGGCGAACTTCGCGTGCACCGCACGCCGCGCCGAGCTCACCGTACCGGGCAGAGGTCGATCCCTGAACAGGGAGTGGGGGCAGGCGGCCGTGGTCGTCACCTCTCCACACTTACCAGATGCCGCCGTTTCCCACGTTTGCCGAGGCAGGCGAACGGGTGAACCGAGTCCAACGAAAGAAATGATGATCTTGGCGACTCCACCGGAACGACGGATCAGCGCGGGAGTCGCCGGACACGCCGAAGCCTGCTCCCGCGCGCCTCGTCCGGACTGATCGTGGCGCTCGCCACGTAAAGCAGGGGGCCGGGGGCCCGCCCGGTACGACCATGTGT of Saccharopolyspora erythraea contains these proteins:
- a CDS encoding sigma-70 family RNA polymerase sigma factor yields the protein MTNVGDGLDALVSAAVDGDRQSIERLLAEIRPLVVRYCRARVGRNERSFASADDVAQEVCLAVLTALPSYRDQGRPFLAFVYGIAAHKVADAHRASARNRSEPVADVPDTPESEAGPEQRAMQGELSGRMAQLLRVLPAKQREILLLRVVVGLSAEETAEAVGSTPGAVRVAQHRALARLRKTLSAEEVV